A region of Homo sapiens chromosome X, GRCh38.p14 Primary Assembly DNA encodes the following proteins:
- the GAGE12H gene encoding G antigen 12H produces the protein MSWRGRSTYYWPRPRRYVQPPEMIGPMRPEQFSDEVEPATPEEGEPATQCQDPAAAQKGEDEGASAGQGPKPEAHSQEQGHPQTGCECEDGPDGQEMDPPNPEEVKTPEEGEKQSQC, from the exons ATGAGTTGGCGAGGAAGATCGACCTATTATTGGCCTAGACCAAGGCGCTATGTACAGCCTCCTGAAATGATTGGGCCTATGCGG CCCGAGCAGTTCAGTGATGAAGTGGAACCAGCAACACCTGAAGAAGGGGAACCAGCAACTCAATGTCAGGATCCTGCAGCTGCTCAGAAGGGAGAGGATGAGGGAGCATCTGCAGGTCAAg ggccGAAGCCTGAAGCTCATAGCCAGGAACAGGGTCACCCACAGACTGGGTGTGAGTGTGAAGATGGTCCTGATGGGCAGGAGATGGACCCGCCAAATCCAGAGGAGGTGAAAACGCCTGAAGAAG GTGAAAAGCAATCACAGTGTTAA
- the GAGE2A gene encoding G antigen 2A/2B, protein MSWRGRSTYRPRPRRYVEPPEMIGPMRPEQFSDEVEPATPEEGEPATQRQDPAAAQEGQDEGASAGQGPKPEAHSQEQGHPQTGCECEDGPDGQEMDPPNPEEVKTPEEGEKQSQC, encoded by the exons ATGAGTTGGCGAGGAAGATCGACCTATCGGCCTAGACCAAGACGCTACGTAGAGCCTCCTGAAATGATTGGGCCTATGCGG CCCGAGCAGTTCAGTGATGAAGTGGAACCAGCAACACCTGAAGAAGGGGAACCAGCAACTCAACGTCAGGATCCTGCAGCTGCTCAGGAGGGACAGGATGAGGGAGCATCTGCAGGTCAAg ggccGAAGCCTGAAGCTCATAGCCAGGAACAGGGTCACCCACAGACTGGGTGTGAGTGTGAAGATGGTCCTGATGGGCAGGAGATGGACCCGCCAAATCCAGAGGAGGTGAAAACGCCTGAAGAAG GTGAAAAGCAATCACAGTGTTAA